One genomic window of Arthrobacter sp. KBS0703 includes the following:
- a CDS encoding TadA family conjugal transfer-associated ATPase — MSAHSGVPEPSFGKRAGADAGAGLTESAGRRRAARVLDAGLLETVRESVMADAGPVTPSRVAAAVQATGKLLGTAGSLAAVERISAELNGLGPLQQLVRDPSVTDIFVNSPGSVWLDRGRGIERAPVVFAGEAQVRALAARLVAAGGRRLDDGSPCVDVRLEGGYRVHAVLPPISASGTLLSVRIRREQVFSMDELREGGMFGPLVQSVLANMVAQRLSFLVSGATGSGKTTLLSTLLGLCHPGERLVLIEDAAELNPVHPHVVQLESRHGNLEGGGAVDLGELVRQALRMRPDRLVVGECRGAEVRELLTAMNTGHTGGGGTIHANAAGAVPARLTALGALAGLGQDAVRLQVASAVDAVVHVARSRHGRYVACVGVITEASGELGVAVALENSGGQLVAGPAWEGLARRLGMDPRLAPQAHEQTQAQQAQPQAAWVLPRDPERETEEELGTKGAAA, encoded by the coding sequence GTGAGTGCACACTCGGGAGTCCCGGAACCAAGCTTTGGAAAGCGAGCCGGCGCTGACGCAGGCGCCGGCCTGACGGAGAGCGCCGGCCGGCGGAGGGCGGCGAGGGTTCTGGACGCGGGGCTGTTGGAAACCGTTCGCGAATCCGTCATGGCCGACGCCGGGCCGGTCACCCCTTCGCGCGTGGCGGCCGCGGTCCAGGCCACCGGCAAATTGCTCGGCACGGCCGGATCCCTCGCAGCCGTCGAACGGATCAGCGCCGAACTAAACGGCCTCGGGCCCCTGCAGCAGCTGGTCAGGGATCCGTCGGTGACGGACATATTCGTCAACTCGCCCGGCTCCGTGTGGCTCGACCGCGGCAGGGGGATCGAGCGGGCACCGGTGGTCTTCGCTGGCGAAGCGCAGGTCCGGGCCTTGGCGGCCAGGCTGGTCGCGGCCGGCGGACGGCGCCTGGACGACGGATCGCCCTGCGTGGACGTCCGGCTCGAGGGCGGCTACCGCGTGCATGCAGTCCTGCCTCCCATCTCCGCATCCGGGACGCTCCTGAGCGTCAGGATCCGGCGCGAACAGGTTTTTTCCATGGACGAGCTCCGGGAGGGCGGGATGTTCGGCCCCCTGGTGCAGTCTGTGCTGGCGAACATGGTGGCGCAGCGGCTGAGCTTTCTTGTCAGCGGTGCCACAGGGTCAGGTAAAACCACGTTGCTCTCCACGCTGCTGGGACTCTGTCATCCCGGTGAACGGCTGGTCCTCATCGAGGACGCTGCCGAGCTGAACCCGGTCCACCCGCATGTTGTCCAGCTTGAATCGCGCCACGGCAACCTGGAAGGCGGCGGCGCGGTGGATCTGGGTGAGCTGGTGCGCCAGGCGCTGAGGATGCGTCCGGACCGGCTAGTGGTGGGGGAATGCCGCGGTGCTGAGGTGCGGGAACTCCTGACCGCGATGAACACCGGACATACCGGCGGCGGCGGGACCATCCATGCCAACGCAGCCGGCGCCGTGCCTGCGCGGCTTACTGCGCTCGGGGCGCTGGCGGGGCTGGGACAGGACGCTGTCCGGTTGCAGGTCGCCAGCGCGGTGGACGCCGTAGTGCATGTGGCCAGATCCCGGCACGGACGGTACGTGGCCTGCGTGGGTGTCATCACGGAGGCGTCCGGCGAACTTGGCGTGGCCGTGGCCTTGGAGAACTCGGGCGGACAGCTCGTGGCGGGCCCGGCGTGGGAGGGCCTGGCCCGCCGCCTTGGCATGGATCCCCGGCTGGCACCCCAGGCTCACGAACAAACGCAGGCACAGCAGGCGCAGCCGCAGGCGGCGTGGGTTCTGCCGCGTGACCCAGAGCGGGAAACGGAAGAGGAGCTCGGAACAAAGGGGGCTGCGGCGTGA